One window of the Hippocampus zosterae strain Florida chromosome 8, ASM2543408v3, whole genome shotgun sequence genome contains the following:
- the LOC127605791 gene encoding formin-binding protein 1-like isoform X3, with translation MSWGTELWDQFENLDKHTQWGIDFLERYAKFVKERLEIEQNYAKQLRNLVKKYCPKRPKDEEPRFTSCLSFYGILNELNDYAGQREVVAEEMGHKVYGTLMKYSQDLKAERKHHLQEGRKAQHFLDQCWKQMDNSKKKFERECKEAEKSQITFERLDNDINATKSEVEKAKAQYYLRTHMADESKNEYAAQLQNFNAEQWKHFNNSIPHIFKNLQDMDQRRTVKLGETYRSFAEAERRVIPIISKCLEGMVSAAKAVDDRRDSGIVVESFKSGFDPPGDFPFEDFSQNLSRTASDGAISSTPKGEREGAPGPRPDPKHTMSKAKNKLWLFGKKPKSPSSSPPPPPPPSSSSRPRPSSQFFPPNRFSTERVNQYLSEIKTTVPRIPQNLKGLRRGAPSVEDYSHLPPEQRRKRLQQKIDELNNKLQIEMDQRDALNKMKDVYEKSPHMGDPNSLQPKISETICNMEKLRSEIHKHEAWLSEVEGKQASRDRRHSADNHHPAPQGRESPEGSYTEDAGQEHHTPHHHSGPPQPGHPSTDPHDFDDEFDDDDPLPVIGHCKALYSFDGQNEGTLVIAEDEVLYIIEEDKGDGWTRARKQSGEEGYVPTTYVEITMEKNCKGS, from the exons GACCAGTTTGAAAATCTGGACAAGCACACTCAATGGGGGATCGACTTCCTGGAGCGTTATGCCAAGTTTGTCAAGGAGCGGTTGGAAATTGAGCAAAATTACGCCAAGCAGCTAAG GAACTTGGTCAAGAAATACTGTCCAAAACGCCCAAAGGATGAGGAACCAAG GTTTACATCCTGCCTGTCATTTTACGGCATCCTGAACGAGCTGAATGACTACGCGGGCCAGAGGGAGGTGGTGGCGGAGGAGATGGGCCACAAGGTTTACGGAACCCTGATGAAGTACAGCCAGGACCTCAAAGCGGAGAGGAAGCAC caTCTGCAGGAGGGCAGGAAGGCGCAGCATTTTTTGGATCAGTGCTGGAAACAGATGGACAAC AGCAAAAAGAAGTTTGAGCGAGAATGTAAGGAAGCGGAGAAATCCCAAATAACCTTTGAGAGGTTAGACAATGACATCAATGCCACCAAATCAGAAGTTGAGAAG GCCAAAGCGCAGTATTACCTGCGGACTCACATGGCGGACGAAAGTAAAAACGAGTACGCCGCCCAGCTGCAGAACTTCAACGCCGAGCAGTGGAAACATTTCAACAACTCCATACCGCACATCTTTAAG AATCTGCAAGATATGGATCAGCGGCGAACGGTGAAGCTCGGAGAGACGTACCGAAGCTTCGCCGAAGCAGAACGACGAGTCATTCCTATTATCTCCAAGTGTTTGGAAGGAATGGTTTCGGCGGCCAAAGCCGTTGACGATCGACGG GATTCCGGCATTGTTGTGGAGTCGTTTAAGTCTGGCTTTGACCCTCCGGGCGACTTCCCCTTTGAAGACTTCAGTCAGAACCTAAGTCGAACCGCCTCGGACGGGGCCATCAGCAGCACGCCTAAAGGGGAGCGAGAGGGAGCCCCGGGGCCACGGCCGGACCCCAAACACACCATGAGCAAAGCCAAGAACAAACTCTGGCTCTTCGGAAAGAAGCCAAAG tcCCcatcttcctctcctcctcctccaccacctccttCATCCTCCTCCCGGCCACGGCCCAGCTCacaatttttccccccaaatcgaTTCAGCACCGAACGAGTCAACCAGTATCTGTCCGAGATAAAGACGACAGTCCCCCGAATCCCCCAGAACTTGAAGGGGCTGAGAAGAGGG GCCCCATCGGTGGAGGACTACAGCCACTTGCCCCCCGAGCAGAGGAGGAAGCGGCTGCAGCAGAAAATTGATGAGCTCAACAACAAGCTCCAAATCGAGATGGATCAGCG GGATGCcctgaacaaaatgaaagacgtGTATGAGAAATCTCCGCACATGGGCGACCCAAACAGCCTGCAGCCCAAAATATCCGAGACCATTTGCAACATGGAAAAGCTCCGCTCCGAAATCCACAAACATGAG gCATGGTTGTCAGAGGTAGAGGGAAAGCAGGCCTCCAGAGACCGCAGGCACAGTGCCGACAACCACCATCCCGCTCCCCAGGGCAGAGAGAG TCCGGAAGGCAGTTACACCGAAGACGCCGGTCAGGAGCACCACACACCTCATCACCACTCGGGCCCCCCGCAGCCGGGACACCCCAGCACCGACCCGCACGACTTTGATGACGAATTTGATGACGACGACCCGCTACCCGTCATCGGACACTGCAAAGCTTTGTACTCTTTTGACG gTCAGAATGAGGGAACCCTGGTCATAGCTGAAGACGAG GTTTTATACATCATCGAGGAAGATAAAGGCGACGGCTGGACGAGGGCGAGGAAACAGAGCGGCGAAGAGGGCTACGTGCCCACCACCTATGTGGAGATCACCATGGAGAAGAACTGCAAAG GTTCCTGA
- the LOC127605791 gene encoding formin-binding protein 1-like isoform X4, producing the protein MSWGTELWDQFENLDKHTQWGIDFLERYAKFVKERLEIEQNYAKQLRNLVKKYCPKRPKDEEPRFTSCLSFYGILNELNDYAGQREVVAEEMGHKVYGTLMKYSQDLKAERKHHLQEGRKAQHFLDQCWKQMDNSKKKFERECKEAEKSQITFERLDNDINATKSEVEKAKAQYYLRTHMADESKNEYAAQLQNFNAEQWKHFNNSIPHIFKNLQDMDQRRTVKLGETYRSFAEAERRVIPIISKCLEGMVSAAKAVDDRRDSGIVVESFKSGFDPPGDFPFEDFSQNLSRTASDGAISSTPKGEREGAPGPRPDPKHTMSKAKNKLWLFGKKPKAPSVEDYSHLPPEQRRKRLQQKIDELNNKLQIEMDQRDALNKMKDVYEKSPHMGDPNSLQPKISETICNMEKLRSEIHKHEAWLSEVEGKQASRDRRHSADNHHPAPQGRESPEGSYTEDAGQEHHTPHHHSGPPQPGHPSTDPHDFDDEFDDDDPLPVIGHCKALYSFDGQNEGTLVIAEDEVLYIIEEDKGDGWTRARKQSGEEGYVPTTYVEITMEKNCKDEGCTDVLGTAHTPLTAVSQL; encoded by the exons GACCAGTTTGAAAATCTGGACAAGCACACTCAATGGGGGATCGACTTCCTGGAGCGTTATGCCAAGTTTGTCAAGGAGCGGTTGGAAATTGAGCAAAATTACGCCAAGCAGCTAAG GAACTTGGTCAAGAAATACTGTCCAAAACGCCCAAAGGATGAGGAACCAAG GTTTACATCCTGCCTGTCATTTTACGGCATCCTGAACGAGCTGAATGACTACGCGGGCCAGAGGGAGGTGGTGGCGGAGGAGATGGGCCACAAGGTTTACGGAACCCTGATGAAGTACAGCCAGGACCTCAAAGCGGAGAGGAAGCAC caTCTGCAGGAGGGCAGGAAGGCGCAGCATTTTTTGGATCAGTGCTGGAAACAGATGGACAAC AGCAAAAAGAAGTTTGAGCGAGAATGTAAGGAAGCGGAGAAATCCCAAATAACCTTTGAGAGGTTAGACAATGACATCAATGCCACCAAATCAGAAGTTGAGAAG GCCAAAGCGCAGTATTACCTGCGGACTCACATGGCGGACGAAAGTAAAAACGAGTACGCCGCCCAGCTGCAGAACTTCAACGCCGAGCAGTGGAAACATTTCAACAACTCCATACCGCACATCTTTAAG AATCTGCAAGATATGGATCAGCGGCGAACGGTGAAGCTCGGAGAGACGTACCGAAGCTTCGCCGAAGCAGAACGACGAGTCATTCCTATTATCTCCAAGTGTTTGGAAGGAATGGTTTCGGCGGCCAAAGCCGTTGACGATCGACGG GATTCCGGCATTGTTGTGGAGTCGTTTAAGTCTGGCTTTGACCCTCCGGGCGACTTCCCCTTTGAAGACTTCAGTCAGAACCTAAGTCGAACCGCCTCGGACGGGGCCATCAGCAGCACGCCTAAAGGGGAGCGAGAGGGAGCCCCGGGGCCACGGCCGGACCCCAAACACACCATGAGCAAAGCCAAGAACAAACTCTGGCTCTTCGGAAAGAAGCCAAAG GCCCCATCGGTGGAGGACTACAGCCACTTGCCCCCCGAGCAGAGGAGGAAGCGGCTGCAGCAGAAAATTGATGAGCTCAACAACAAGCTCCAAATCGAGATGGATCAGCG GGATGCcctgaacaaaatgaaagacgtGTATGAGAAATCTCCGCACATGGGCGACCCAAACAGCCTGCAGCCCAAAATATCCGAGACCATTTGCAACATGGAAAAGCTCCGCTCCGAAATCCACAAACATGAG gCATGGTTGTCAGAGGTAGAGGGAAAGCAGGCCTCCAGAGACCGCAGGCACAGTGCCGACAACCACCATCCCGCTCCCCAGGGCAGAGAGAG TCCGGAAGGCAGTTACACCGAAGACGCCGGTCAGGAGCACCACACACCTCATCACCACTCGGGCCCCCCGCAGCCGGGACACCCCAGCACCGACCCGCACGACTTTGATGACGAATTTGATGACGACGACCCGCTACCCGTCATCGGACACTGCAAAGCTTTGTACTCTTTTGACG gTCAGAATGAGGGAACCCTGGTCATAGCTGAAGACGAG GTTTTATACATCATCGAGGAAGATAAAGGCGACGGCTGGACGAGGGCGAGGAAACAGAGCGGCGAAGAGGGCTACGTGCCCACCACCTATGTGGAGATCACCATGGAGAAGAACTGCAAAG
- the LOC127605791 gene encoding formin-binding protein 1-like isoform X5, with protein sequence MSWGTELWDQFENLDKHTQWGIDFLERYAKFVKERLEIEQNYAKQLRNLVKKYCPKRPKDEEPRFTSCLSFYGILNELNDYAGQREVVAEEMGHKVYGTLMKYSQDLKAERKHHLQEGRKAQHFLDQCWKQMDNSKKKFERECKEAEKSQITFERLDNDINATKSEVEKAKAQYYLRTHMADESKNEYAAQLQNFNAEQWKHFNNSIPHIFKNLQDMDQRRTVKLGETYRSFAEAERRVIPIISKCLEGMVSAAKAVDDRRDSGIVVESFKSGFDPPGDFPFEDFSQNLSRTASDGAISSTPKGEREGAPGPRPDPKHTMSKAKNKLWLFGKKPKAPSVEDYSHLPPEQRRKRLQQKIDELNNKLQIEMDQRDALNKMKDVYEKSPHMGDPNSLQPKISETICNMEKLRSEIHKHEAWLSEVEGKQASRDRRHSADNHHPAPQGRESPEGSYTEDAGQEHHTPHHHSGPPQPGHPSTDPHDFDDEFDDDDPLPVIGHCKALYSFDGQNEGTLVIAEDEVLYIIEEDKGDGWTRARKQSGEEGYVPTTYVEITMEKNCKGAVTYI encoded by the exons GACCAGTTTGAAAATCTGGACAAGCACACTCAATGGGGGATCGACTTCCTGGAGCGTTATGCCAAGTTTGTCAAGGAGCGGTTGGAAATTGAGCAAAATTACGCCAAGCAGCTAAG GAACTTGGTCAAGAAATACTGTCCAAAACGCCCAAAGGATGAGGAACCAAG GTTTACATCCTGCCTGTCATTTTACGGCATCCTGAACGAGCTGAATGACTACGCGGGCCAGAGGGAGGTGGTGGCGGAGGAGATGGGCCACAAGGTTTACGGAACCCTGATGAAGTACAGCCAGGACCTCAAAGCGGAGAGGAAGCAC caTCTGCAGGAGGGCAGGAAGGCGCAGCATTTTTTGGATCAGTGCTGGAAACAGATGGACAAC AGCAAAAAGAAGTTTGAGCGAGAATGTAAGGAAGCGGAGAAATCCCAAATAACCTTTGAGAGGTTAGACAATGACATCAATGCCACCAAATCAGAAGTTGAGAAG GCCAAAGCGCAGTATTACCTGCGGACTCACATGGCGGACGAAAGTAAAAACGAGTACGCCGCCCAGCTGCAGAACTTCAACGCCGAGCAGTGGAAACATTTCAACAACTCCATACCGCACATCTTTAAG AATCTGCAAGATATGGATCAGCGGCGAACGGTGAAGCTCGGAGAGACGTACCGAAGCTTCGCCGAAGCAGAACGACGAGTCATTCCTATTATCTCCAAGTGTTTGGAAGGAATGGTTTCGGCGGCCAAAGCCGTTGACGATCGACGG GATTCCGGCATTGTTGTGGAGTCGTTTAAGTCTGGCTTTGACCCTCCGGGCGACTTCCCCTTTGAAGACTTCAGTCAGAACCTAAGTCGAACCGCCTCGGACGGGGCCATCAGCAGCACGCCTAAAGGGGAGCGAGAGGGAGCCCCGGGGCCACGGCCGGACCCCAAACACACCATGAGCAAAGCCAAGAACAAACTCTGGCTCTTCGGAAAGAAGCCAAAG GCCCCATCGGTGGAGGACTACAGCCACTTGCCCCCCGAGCAGAGGAGGAAGCGGCTGCAGCAGAAAATTGATGAGCTCAACAACAAGCTCCAAATCGAGATGGATCAGCG GGATGCcctgaacaaaatgaaagacgtGTATGAGAAATCTCCGCACATGGGCGACCCAAACAGCCTGCAGCCCAAAATATCCGAGACCATTTGCAACATGGAAAAGCTCCGCTCCGAAATCCACAAACATGAG gCATGGTTGTCAGAGGTAGAGGGAAAGCAGGCCTCCAGAGACCGCAGGCACAGTGCCGACAACCACCATCCCGCTCCCCAGGGCAGAGAGAG TCCGGAAGGCAGTTACACCGAAGACGCCGGTCAGGAGCACCACACACCTCATCACCACTCGGGCCCCCCGCAGCCGGGACACCCCAGCACCGACCCGCACGACTTTGATGACGAATTTGATGACGACGACCCGCTACCCGTCATCGGACACTGCAAAGCTTTGTACTCTTTTGACG gTCAGAATGAGGGAACCCTGGTCATAGCTGAAGACGAG GTTTTATACATCATCGAGGAAGATAAAGGCGACGGCTGGACGAGGGCGAGGAAACAGAGCGGCGAAGAGGGCTACGTGCCCACCACCTATGTGGAGATCACCATGGAGAAGAACTGCAAAGGTGCCGTCACCTATATCTGA
- the LOC127605791 gene encoding formin-binding protein 1-like isoform X2, whose product MSWGTELWDQFENLDKHTQWGIDFLERYAKFVKERLEIEQNYAKQLRNLVKKYCPKRPKDEEPRFTSCLSFYGILNELNDYAGQREVVAEEMGHKVYGTLMKYSQDLKAERKHHLQEGRKAQHFLDQCWKQMDNSKKKFERECKEAEKSQITFERLDNDINATKSEVEKAKAQYYLRTHMADESKNEYAAQLQNFNAEQWKHFNNSIPHIFKNLQDMDQRRTVKLGETYRSFAEAERRVIPIISKCLEGMVSAAKAVDDRRDSGIVVESFKSGFDPPGDFPFEDFSQNLSRTASDGAISSTPKGEREGAPGPRPDPKHTMSKAKNKLWLFGKKPKSPSSSPPPPPPPSSSSRPRPSSQFFPPNRFSTERVNQYLSEIKTTVPRIPQNLKGLRRGAPSVEDYSHLPPEQRRKRLQQKIDELNNKLQIEMDQRDALNKMKDVYEKSPHMGDPNSLQPKISETICNMEKLRSEIHKHEAWLSEVEGKQASRDRRHSADNHHPAPQGRESPEGSYTEDAGQEHHTPHHHSGPPQPGHPSTDPHDFDDEFDDDDPLPVIGHCKALYSFDGQNEGTLVIAEDEVLYIIEEDKGDGWTRARKQSGEEGYVPTTYVEITMEKNCKGAVTYI is encoded by the exons GACCAGTTTGAAAATCTGGACAAGCACACTCAATGGGGGATCGACTTCCTGGAGCGTTATGCCAAGTTTGTCAAGGAGCGGTTGGAAATTGAGCAAAATTACGCCAAGCAGCTAAG GAACTTGGTCAAGAAATACTGTCCAAAACGCCCAAAGGATGAGGAACCAAG GTTTACATCCTGCCTGTCATTTTACGGCATCCTGAACGAGCTGAATGACTACGCGGGCCAGAGGGAGGTGGTGGCGGAGGAGATGGGCCACAAGGTTTACGGAACCCTGATGAAGTACAGCCAGGACCTCAAAGCGGAGAGGAAGCAC caTCTGCAGGAGGGCAGGAAGGCGCAGCATTTTTTGGATCAGTGCTGGAAACAGATGGACAAC AGCAAAAAGAAGTTTGAGCGAGAATGTAAGGAAGCGGAGAAATCCCAAATAACCTTTGAGAGGTTAGACAATGACATCAATGCCACCAAATCAGAAGTTGAGAAG GCCAAAGCGCAGTATTACCTGCGGACTCACATGGCGGACGAAAGTAAAAACGAGTACGCCGCCCAGCTGCAGAACTTCAACGCCGAGCAGTGGAAACATTTCAACAACTCCATACCGCACATCTTTAAG AATCTGCAAGATATGGATCAGCGGCGAACGGTGAAGCTCGGAGAGACGTACCGAAGCTTCGCCGAAGCAGAACGACGAGTCATTCCTATTATCTCCAAGTGTTTGGAAGGAATGGTTTCGGCGGCCAAAGCCGTTGACGATCGACGG GATTCCGGCATTGTTGTGGAGTCGTTTAAGTCTGGCTTTGACCCTCCGGGCGACTTCCCCTTTGAAGACTTCAGTCAGAACCTAAGTCGAACCGCCTCGGACGGGGCCATCAGCAGCACGCCTAAAGGGGAGCGAGAGGGAGCCCCGGGGCCACGGCCGGACCCCAAACACACCATGAGCAAAGCCAAGAACAAACTCTGGCTCTTCGGAAAGAAGCCAAAG tcCCcatcttcctctcctcctcctccaccacctccttCATCCTCCTCCCGGCCACGGCCCAGCTCacaatttttccccccaaatcgaTTCAGCACCGAACGAGTCAACCAGTATCTGTCCGAGATAAAGACGACAGTCCCCCGAATCCCCCAGAACTTGAAGGGGCTGAGAAGAGGG GCCCCATCGGTGGAGGACTACAGCCACTTGCCCCCCGAGCAGAGGAGGAAGCGGCTGCAGCAGAAAATTGATGAGCTCAACAACAAGCTCCAAATCGAGATGGATCAGCG GGATGCcctgaacaaaatgaaagacgtGTATGAGAAATCTCCGCACATGGGCGACCCAAACAGCCTGCAGCCCAAAATATCCGAGACCATTTGCAACATGGAAAAGCTCCGCTCCGAAATCCACAAACATGAG gCATGGTTGTCAGAGGTAGAGGGAAAGCAGGCCTCCAGAGACCGCAGGCACAGTGCCGACAACCACCATCCCGCTCCCCAGGGCAGAGAGAG TCCGGAAGGCAGTTACACCGAAGACGCCGGTCAGGAGCACCACACACCTCATCACCACTCGGGCCCCCCGCAGCCGGGACACCCCAGCACCGACCCGCACGACTTTGATGACGAATTTGATGACGACGACCCGCTACCCGTCATCGGACACTGCAAAGCTTTGTACTCTTTTGACG gTCAGAATGAGGGAACCCTGGTCATAGCTGAAGACGAG GTTTTATACATCATCGAGGAAGATAAAGGCGACGGCTGGACGAGGGCGAGGAAACAGAGCGGCGAAGAGGGCTACGTGCCCACCACCTATGTGGAGATCACCATGGAGAAGAACTGCAAAGGTGCCGTCACCTATATCTGA
- the LOC127605791 gene encoding formin-binding protein 1-like isoform X1 — protein sequence MSWGTELWDQFENLDKHTQWGIDFLERYAKFVKERLEIEQNYAKQLRNLVKKYCPKRPKDEEPRFTSCLSFYGILNELNDYAGQREVVAEEMGHKVYGTLMKYSQDLKAERKHHLQEGRKAQHFLDQCWKQMDNSKKKFERECKEAEKSQITFERLDNDINATKSEVEKAKAQYYLRTHMADESKNEYAAQLQNFNAEQWKHFNNSIPHIFKNLQDMDQRRTVKLGETYRSFAEAERRVIPIISKCLEGMVSAAKAVDDRRDSGIVVESFKSGFDPPGDFPFEDFSQNLSRTASDGAISSTPKGEREGAPGPRPDPKHTMSKAKNKLWLFGKKPKSPSSSPPPPPPPSSSSRPRPSSQFFPPNRFSTERVNQYLSEIKTTVPRIPQNLKGLRRGAPSVEDYSHLPPEQRRKRLQQKIDELNNKLQIEMDQRDALNKMKDVYEKSPHMGDPNSLQPKISETICNMEKLRSEIHKHEAWLSEVEGKQASRDRRHSADNHHPAPQGRESPEGSYTEDAGQEHHTPHHHSGPPQPGHPSTDPHDFDDEFDDDDPLPVIGHCKALYSFDGQNEGTLVIAEDEVLYIIEEDKGDGWTRARKQSGEEGYVPTTYVEITMEKNCKDEGCTDVLGTAHTPLTAVSQL from the exons GACCAGTTTGAAAATCTGGACAAGCACACTCAATGGGGGATCGACTTCCTGGAGCGTTATGCCAAGTTTGTCAAGGAGCGGTTGGAAATTGAGCAAAATTACGCCAAGCAGCTAAG GAACTTGGTCAAGAAATACTGTCCAAAACGCCCAAAGGATGAGGAACCAAG GTTTACATCCTGCCTGTCATTTTACGGCATCCTGAACGAGCTGAATGACTACGCGGGCCAGAGGGAGGTGGTGGCGGAGGAGATGGGCCACAAGGTTTACGGAACCCTGATGAAGTACAGCCAGGACCTCAAAGCGGAGAGGAAGCAC caTCTGCAGGAGGGCAGGAAGGCGCAGCATTTTTTGGATCAGTGCTGGAAACAGATGGACAAC AGCAAAAAGAAGTTTGAGCGAGAATGTAAGGAAGCGGAGAAATCCCAAATAACCTTTGAGAGGTTAGACAATGACATCAATGCCACCAAATCAGAAGTTGAGAAG GCCAAAGCGCAGTATTACCTGCGGACTCACATGGCGGACGAAAGTAAAAACGAGTACGCCGCCCAGCTGCAGAACTTCAACGCCGAGCAGTGGAAACATTTCAACAACTCCATACCGCACATCTTTAAG AATCTGCAAGATATGGATCAGCGGCGAACGGTGAAGCTCGGAGAGACGTACCGAAGCTTCGCCGAAGCAGAACGACGAGTCATTCCTATTATCTCCAAGTGTTTGGAAGGAATGGTTTCGGCGGCCAAAGCCGTTGACGATCGACGG GATTCCGGCATTGTTGTGGAGTCGTTTAAGTCTGGCTTTGACCCTCCGGGCGACTTCCCCTTTGAAGACTTCAGTCAGAACCTAAGTCGAACCGCCTCGGACGGGGCCATCAGCAGCACGCCTAAAGGGGAGCGAGAGGGAGCCCCGGGGCCACGGCCGGACCCCAAACACACCATGAGCAAAGCCAAGAACAAACTCTGGCTCTTCGGAAAGAAGCCAAAG tcCCcatcttcctctcctcctcctccaccacctccttCATCCTCCTCCCGGCCACGGCCCAGCTCacaatttttccccccaaatcgaTTCAGCACCGAACGAGTCAACCAGTATCTGTCCGAGATAAAGACGACAGTCCCCCGAATCCCCCAGAACTTGAAGGGGCTGAGAAGAGGG GCCCCATCGGTGGAGGACTACAGCCACTTGCCCCCCGAGCAGAGGAGGAAGCGGCTGCAGCAGAAAATTGATGAGCTCAACAACAAGCTCCAAATCGAGATGGATCAGCG GGATGCcctgaacaaaatgaaagacgtGTATGAGAAATCTCCGCACATGGGCGACCCAAACAGCCTGCAGCCCAAAATATCCGAGACCATTTGCAACATGGAAAAGCTCCGCTCCGAAATCCACAAACATGAG gCATGGTTGTCAGAGGTAGAGGGAAAGCAGGCCTCCAGAGACCGCAGGCACAGTGCCGACAACCACCATCCCGCTCCCCAGGGCAGAGAGAG TCCGGAAGGCAGTTACACCGAAGACGCCGGTCAGGAGCACCACACACCTCATCACCACTCGGGCCCCCCGCAGCCGGGACACCCCAGCACCGACCCGCACGACTTTGATGACGAATTTGATGACGACGACCCGCTACCCGTCATCGGACACTGCAAAGCTTTGTACTCTTTTGACG gTCAGAATGAGGGAACCCTGGTCATAGCTGAAGACGAG GTTTTATACATCATCGAGGAAGATAAAGGCGACGGCTGGACGAGGGCGAGGAAACAGAGCGGCGAAGAGGGCTACGTGCCCACCACCTATGTGGAGATCACCATGGAGAAGAACTGCAAAG